One Streptomyces drozdowiczii DNA segment encodes these proteins:
- a CDS encoding choice-of-anchor M domain-containing protein, producing the protein MTSHHNARWAVAGAVGSVALAAGLSPAAFAETGDNGAQQETVRTALEADVVLSLRDGQLALDLRPPQENAAPDADLVVGAEAATTVPAGQEYAFLGEPGSRVWILDGRRTGTPMPHWDTSDISAHELVDGSVDWALTGIDGPGDVKVFRTSQATAATETGPPTPDVLFDSADGLPDTRSLPAAQNGEVTWAFTRPGEYRLTSRATAHLATGRTTVADTEWTVRVEDTVPRRQSCPPQSPGRRPPPPPRSPRVGRRPPAC; encoded by the coding sequence ATGACTTCACACCACAACGCACGGTGGGCGGTGGCCGGAGCCGTCGGCTCCGTAGCCCTCGCCGCAGGACTGTCGCCAGCGGCTTTCGCCGAGACCGGTGACAACGGTGCCCAACAGGAGACCGTTCGTACGGCGCTCGAGGCCGACGTGGTCCTGAGCCTGCGAGACGGTCAGCTGGCACTGGACCTGCGCCCCCCGCAGGAGAACGCCGCTCCCGACGCGGATCTCGTGGTCGGTGCGGAAGCCGCCACCACTGTTCCGGCCGGGCAGGAGTACGCCTTCCTGGGTGAGCCGGGAAGCCGAGTCTGGATTCTGGACGGACGTCGGACGGGCACACCGATGCCGCACTGGGACACCAGTGACATATCTGCGCACGAGCTCGTCGACGGCTCCGTCGACTGGGCACTCACCGGAATCGACGGTCCAGGTGATGTCAAGGTCTTCCGGACCTCGCAGGCGACCGCCGCGACGGAGACGGGACCGCCGACGCCCGACGTGCTCTTCGACAGCGCTGACGGGCTCCCCGACACCCGTTCACTGCCGGCCGCTCAGAACGGCGAGGTCACCTGGGCCTTCACCCGGCCGGGAGAGTACCGGCTCACGTCTCGGGCGACCGCACACCTGGCCACGGGCCGTACCACCGTCGCCGACACCGAGTGGACCGTCCGGGTGGAGGACACGGTCCCCCGGAGACAGTCGTGCCCACCCCAATCCCCCGGCCGCCGACCGCCACCTCCCCCGAGGAGCCCACGAGTGGGCCGGAGACCGCCCGCGTGCTGA